The Streptomyces sp. NBC_00162 genome window below encodes:
- a CDS encoding DMT family transporter gives MSRAVTTDSTTEPGHEVPGPVPDAPEPTAEEKPGSRARSQLMVLLAVCCLALGGVFVRISEVGPVATGGYRSLLAAPMLLGMSLAAARRTRVNATAVTVSGAGRPRIGRRDQLLIVLGGLFLAADLCLWNISFLYTSLAEANLLANLVPFIIAPLCFLLFGDRLPWRLALPALLALAGLYILVILGTGLDPQHLRGDLLALATAVFYALFLVVAKGLRERHEATRIMATLSLVCGLACFAVAALLGESMWPTSAKGWLVLIALAVTSQLLGQTLMAHAVKFLPLQLAALFVLLQPVAAAVYGLVLFDQRLSLVQMAGIGVLLVSIFWAKNLLEGKK, from the coding sequence ATGAGCCGCGCAGTCACGACGGACTCGACGACAGAACCGGGACACGAGGTCCCGGGCCCGGTCCCGGACGCGCCGGAACCCACTGCGGAGGAAAAGCCGGGCAGTCGTGCCCGTTCGCAGCTCATGGTGCTCCTCGCGGTCTGCTGCCTGGCCCTCGGCGGTGTCTTCGTCCGGATCAGCGAGGTGGGTCCGGTGGCCACCGGCGGATACCGTTCGCTGCTTGCCGCGCCCATGCTGCTCGGCATGTCACTGGCGGCCGCCCGCCGCACGCGCGTGAACGCCACCGCCGTCACTGTCTCCGGCGCCGGCCGGCCTCGGATCGGGCGGCGGGACCAGCTCCTGATCGTCCTGGGAGGGCTGTTCCTCGCCGCCGACCTGTGCCTGTGGAACATCTCGTTCCTCTACACCTCGCTGGCCGAGGCGAACCTCCTGGCCAACCTGGTGCCGTTCATCATCGCCCCGCTCTGCTTCCTGCTCTTCGGCGACCGGCTGCCGTGGCGGCTCGCCCTGCCGGCCCTGCTCGCGCTGGCGGGCCTGTACATCCTGGTCATCCTCGGAACGGGCCTCGACCCCCAGCATCTGCGCGGTGACCTCCTTGCCCTGGCCACCGCCGTGTTCTACGCGCTGTTCCTCGTCGTGGCCAAGGGGCTGCGCGAGCGCCACGAAGCCACCCGCATCATGGCCACCCTCAGCCTGGTCTGCGGCCTCGCCTGCTTCGCGGTGGCGGCCCTGCTCGGCGAGAGCATGTGGCCCACCAGCGCGAAGGGCTGGCTCGTACTGATCGCCCTCGCGGTGACCTCGCAGCTGCTCGGCCAGACCCTGATGGCCCACGCCGTGAAGTTCCTGCCGCTCCAGCTCGCCGCGCTGTTCGTGCTGCTGCAGCCGGTCGCCGCGGCCGTCTACGGCCTGGTCCTCTTCGACCAGCGTCTGAGCCTGGTGCAGATGGCGGGCATCGGCGTGCTGCTCGTTTCGATCTTCTGGGCCAAGAACCTCCTGGAGGGCAAGAAGTGA
- a CDS encoding LysR family transcriptional regulator has product MIETRHLRTLRAVAQTGSFAAAARQLSCTQPAVSQQMKSLELAMGTPLLIRTSREVRVTEAGAALVRHSAGVLAGLHAAEEEMAAFAGLRTGRVRLTSFLSGTSALIPSAIAAMRAAHPDVEVSLAEAPPPRSIDLLRNADCDISLAFRYPEIPGSGSNTQGEWQDLAVRPLLTDPLVVLVPEGHRLAEAGQVELAELAGESWVMGCHRCRRHLLRLCEHAGFEPRAEYRTDDYPTVIGLVAAGLGVAVLPELALGGPPSAAIRLLRLEPTVHREVVALSMSTSPSVPAVGLMLRELERSAARLPRTSPVHGGPG; this is encoded by the coding sequence ATGATCGAGACGCGTCATCTCCGCACGCTGCGCGCCGTTGCGCAAACGGGCTCTTTCGCTGCCGCGGCACGGCAGCTGAGCTGTACCCAGCCGGCCGTGAGCCAGCAGATGAAATCCCTCGAACTGGCCATGGGTACTCCGCTTCTGATCCGCACCAGCCGTGAAGTACGGGTCACCGAGGCCGGTGCGGCCCTCGTGCGCCACTCGGCCGGGGTGCTCGCCGGACTCCACGCGGCCGAGGAGGAGATGGCGGCGTTCGCGGGGCTGCGCACCGGCCGGGTCCGGCTCACCTCATTCCTGAGCGGTACTTCGGCACTGATACCGTCTGCCATCGCCGCGATGCGCGCCGCCCATCCGGACGTAGAGGTTTCTCTCGCGGAGGCGCCTCCGCCGCGCTCCATCGACCTGCTTCGCAATGCCGACTGCGACATCTCCCTGGCCTTCCGCTACCCGGAGATCCCCGGCTCGGGCTCGAATACGCAAGGCGAGTGGCAGGACCTCGCGGTCCGCCCGCTCCTCACCGATCCTCTGGTCGTGTTGGTGCCGGAAGGACATCGCCTCGCGGAGGCGGGCCAAGTGGAACTGGCCGAACTGGCCGGCGAATCCTGGGTCATGGGCTGCCACCGCTGTCGCCGCCATCTGTTGCGGCTGTGCGAGCATGCCGGTTTCGAGCCGCGCGCCGAGTACCGAACGGACGACTATCCGACCGTGATCGGCCTGGTCGCGGCGGGCCTGGGGGTCGCCGTTCTGCCGGAACTGGCCCTGGGCGGACCGCCGTCGGCGGCGATCCGGCTGCTCCGCCTGGAGCCCACGGTGCACCGGGAGGTGGTGGCCCTGTCCATGTCGACGTCCCCCTCCGTCCCGGCGGTCGGACTCATGCTCCGCGAACTGGAACGATCCGCCGCCCGCTTGCCGAGGACGTCACCGGTTCACGGCGGCCCAGGCTAG
- a CDS encoding aminotransferase class I/II-fold pyridoxal phosphate-dependent enzyme, with protein sequence MRTDDRLTHGDAPRFTADADVLRARRTLKWQVGALEPDRICLGVAEMDLEAPEFLRRALERAVREGETGYGLTGEQERACARHLAREHHASTAGLRCTTDILTGLRSLLRDQLPPGSPVIVETPVYGDLFTVIEEAGMRPVAVPLLQDEAGYRHDFAALEAAAAAGAGAWILCQPHNPVGRAWNTDEITAALSLALEHDLLLLANEVHMPLGLAGQPRSVFADPAVHRARVFGLTSASKAFNIAGLKSATVYASDRTAEALAGLPQSLLGRPGSFGAIATVACYEQGTGWLAALRAVLAERVESVRTELSRLPLRVDAVAPEATYLVWAGFPEPDQAERFARALARARVHTLPGAAFGGDAYAGYFRINAASHPAVLGEAFDRIGAAL encoded by the coding sequence ATGCGGACTGACGACCGGCTCACGCACGGGGACGCCCCGAGGTTCACAGCGGACGCGGACGTCCTGCGCGCCCGGCGCACTCTGAAGTGGCAGGTGGGCGCGCTCGAACCGGACCGGATCTGCCTCGGTGTCGCGGAAATGGATCTGGAGGCACCGGAGTTCCTCCGCCGCGCCCTCGAACGCGCCGTGCGGGAGGGCGAGACGGGATACGGCCTCACCGGCGAGCAGGAGCGGGCCTGCGCACGCCATCTGGCCCGAGAGCACCACGCCTCCACAGCAGGACTTCGCTGCACCACCGACATACTGACCGGGCTGCGGTCACTCCTGCGGGACCAGCTGCCGCCCGGCAGCCCCGTCATCGTGGAGACACCGGTGTACGGCGACCTGTTCACGGTGATCGAAGAGGCCGGCATGCGCCCGGTGGCCGTGCCGCTGCTTCAGGACGAGGCCGGCTACCGGCACGACTTCGCCGCGCTCGAGGCTGCCGCGGCGGCCGGTGCGGGGGCCTGGATTCTGTGCCAGCCGCACAACCCGGTAGGGCGGGCCTGGAACACCGACGAGATCACCGCGGCGCTCTCCCTCGCCCTGGAACACGATCTGCTGCTGCTCGCGAACGAAGTGCACATGCCGCTCGGACTCGCGGGGCAGCCGCGGTCCGTGTTCGCCGACCCCGCCGTGCACCGGGCCCGGGTCTTCGGCCTCACTTCGGCGTCCAAGGCATTCAACATCGCCGGCCTGAAGAGCGCCACGGTCTATGCCTCGGACCGCACGGCCGAGGCACTTGCCGGGCTGCCGCAGAGTCTGCTTGGGCGCCCCGGAAGCTTCGGCGCCATCGCCACGGTCGCCTGCTACGAGCAGGGGACCGGATGGCTGGCCGCACTGCGTGCCGTACTCGCCGAGCGCGTGGAATCGGTCCGTACGGAACTCTCCCGGCTCCCCCTGCGGGTGGACGCCGTCGCACCCGAGGCCACCTACCTGGTGTGGGCCGGATTCCCCGAGCCGGACCAGGCGGAGCGCTTCGCCCGCGCCCTCGCCCGCGCCAGGGTCCACACGCTTCCCGGGGCCGCGTTCGGAGGCGATGCCTACGCCGGGTACTTCCGGATCAACGCCGCCAGCCATCCGGCGGTCCTGGGTGAGGCGTTCGACCGGATCGGGGCGGCGCTGTGA
- a CDS encoding DMT family transporter, with amino-acid sequence MNSSSGRSGMDRGALLAASVTVVLWASAFVSIRASADYFEPGALALGRLLTGSLALVCLLLAKGGGVPPRKAWPGIVGSGVLWFGVYMVVLNWGEQLVDAGTASMVVNVGPMVVALLGGWFLKEGFPPLLLAGMAVSFVGAVVVGFSSSGGGSSSVLGLGLCLLAAVAYGAGVVLQKPALRHATPIQVTTYGCLIGAVACLPFSGQLVSDLSRAPVSATLNVVYLGLFPTALAFTTWAYALSRTTAGKMGATTYAVPAVVILISWLALDEVPGWVTLLGGAICLGGVAVSRMPGFRRRGPEETAEPAASVETAR; translated from the coding sequence ATGAACTCATCATCTGGACGTTCCGGAATGGATCGAGGGGCGCTGTTAGCCGCATCGGTCACTGTGGTGCTCTGGGCCTCTGCATTCGTATCCATTCGTGCCTCCGCCGACTATTTCGAACCCGGAGCGCTGGCGCTGGGGCGACTACTGACGGGCTCGTTGGCCTTGGTCTGCCTGCTGTTGGCGAAGGGCGGTGGAGTGCCGCCGCGGAAGGCATGGCCCGGGATCGTGGGATCGGGGGTGCTCTGGTTCGGCGTCTACATGGTCGTACTGAACTGGGGAGAGCAGCTGGTGGACGCGGGAACGGCGTCCATGGTCGTCAACGTGGGGCCGATGGTGGTCGCGCTGCTCGGCGGCTGGTTCCTGAAGGAAGGATTCCCTCCGCTGCTGCTGGCCGGCATGGCCGTGTCGTTCGTCGGCGCGGTCGTCGTCGGCTTCTCGTCGTCTGGCGGCGGATCGTCCTCGGTACTCGGCCTGGGGCTCTGCCTGCTGGCTGCCGTGGCGTACGGGGCCGGCGTGGTGCTGCAGAAGCCCGCGCTGCGGCATGCGACCCCGATCCAGGTGACGACGTACGGCTGTCTGATCGGCGCCGTCGCGTGTCTGCCGTTCAGCGGGCAGCTGGTGTCGGACCTGTCCCGGGCGCCTGTGTCGGCCACGCTCAATGTCGTCTACCTGGGGCTCTTCCCCACGGCACTGGCCTTCACCACCTGGGCGTACGCGCTGTCGCGGACCACCGCAGGGAAGATGGGGGCGACCACCTACGCGGTGCCCGCCGTGGTGATCCTCATTTCCTGGCTCGCCCTGGACGAGGTGCCGGGCTGGGTCACACTCCTCGGCGGTGCCATCTGCCTGGGTGGCGTGGCCGTATCCCGGATGCCCGGCTTCCGCAGGCGCGGACCCGAGGAGACCGCAGAACCGGCGGCCAGCGTGGAGACAGCACGCTGA
- a CDS encoding pyridoxal-phosphate dependent enzyme — MSLVHPSAPRHSGPDPYELIEELSRLSTLECGGFEASGLRLRAIHGSPATESSFKSILGLGLLLLAREEGLLAEGQTVIESTSGSLGLGLAVAGRLLGHPVHLVTDPGIPDITRRKIELVGGVLHIAATPHPVLGSQQARDDLLRTILSEHPDYYWTNQNDSPLNPQVYTRWVVPHLMAALDFSRITAGIFCVGSGGHFAALSAMLEAKGIPSYVADREGSITFGGSPARSILRGTGNQNRIPAVIDAARTRVEGVYRVSDAQACDGVRELAARGLSVGGSSGVCFMGARQLAADLGPSADGEILTFFADRGELYGTTLLNGGRTDA, encoded by the coding sequence GTGAGCCTGGTCCACCCCTCGGCGCCGCGCCACAGCGGCCCCGATCCGTACGAACTCATCGAAGAACTCAGTCGGCTGAGCACATTGGAGTGCGGCGGCTTCGAGGCCTCCGGACTGCGGCTGCGCGCGATCCACGGCAGCCCGGCCACCGAGTCCAGCTTCAAGTCGATCCTCGGCCTCGGACTGCTCCTGCTGGCCCGTGAGGAGGGACTGCTCGCCGAGGGCCAGACCGTCATCGAGTCCACGTCGGGCTCCCTCGGACTCGGCCTGGCGGTAGCCGGCCGGCTGCTCGGGCACCCCGTTCACCTGGTCACCGATCCCGGCATCCCGGACATCACCCGCCGGAAGATCGAACTGGTCGGCGGGGTCCTCCACATCGCCGCGACCCCGCATCCGGTCCTCGGCAGCCAGCAGGCCCGCGACGACCTGCTGCGGACCATCCTGTCCGAGCACCCCGACTACTACTGGACCAACCAGAACGACAGCCCGCTCAACCCGCAGGTCTACACCCGCTGGGTGGTACCGCACCTGATGGCCGCCCTCGACTTCTCCCGGATCACCGCCGGAATCTTCTGCGTGGGCAGCGGCGGTCACTTCGCCGCCCTGTCCGCGATGCTGGAGGCCAAGGGCATCCCCTCCTACGTGGCGGACCGCGAGGGTTCGATCACCTTCGGCGGCTCGCCGGCCCGGAGCATCCTGCGCGGCACCGGCAATCAGAACCGGATCCCCGCCGTGATCGACGCGGCCAGGACCCGGGTCGAGGGCGTCTACCGGGTATCCGACGCACAGGCCTGCGACGGCGTGCGAGAGCTGGCCGCCAGAGGGCTCAGCGTGGGCGGATCGTCCGGCGTCTGCTTCATGGGCGCGCGCCAACTCGCCGCGGACCTCGGCCCGTCCGCCGACGGCGAGATACTCACCTTCTTCGCCGACCGCGGCGAACTGTACGGAACGACACTGCTGAACGGAGGACGGACCGATGCTTAA
- a CDS encoding alanyl-tRNA editing protein, which produces MLNPALWSKAPATAQLYHHDPYATTATAVVLAVEGHHAVFDRSLFYAESGGQVADQGTVDGQRVVDVQKAGGRPYQLPNGEVATIDSVFCHVFEEPCSLEVGAEVTMEIDWERRFRNMQMHTLAHFLFHATGEYLTAHGQARSTRGCHISDSAARFDFGCSIPSEAVQEIQGRVLALLDAAGEAVVTPLPGADDVFVWRSGEIEIPCGGTHVRHPKEILGGITVRRRTKGKGGTRLYVELDRDAD; this is translated from the coding sequence ATGCTTAACCCCGCCCTGTGGAGCAAGGCTCCCGCCACAGCCCAGCTCTACCACCACGACCCGTACGCGACGACCGCGACGGCCGTCGTCCTGGCGGTCGAGGGGCACCACGCGGTCTTCGACCGTTCACTGTTCTACGCCGAGTCCGGCGGGCAGGTCGCCGACCAGGGAACCGTCGACGGACAGCGAGTGGTGGACGTACAGAAGGCGGGCGGTCGGCCCTATCAGCTGCCCAACGGTGAAGTCGCCACGATCGACTCGGTGTTCTGTCACGTGTTCGAGGAACCCTGCTCGCTCGAGGTGGGAGCGGAGGTCACCATGGAGATCGACTGGGAACGCCGCTTCCGCAACATGCAGATGCACACCCTGGCGCACTTCCTGTTCCACGCCACCGGTGAATACCTCACGGCGCACGGCCAGGCGCGCTCGACCCGCGGCTGTCACATCAGCGACAGTGCCGCACGCTTCGACTTCGGCTGTTCGATCCCCAGCGAGGCGGTGCAGGAGATCCAAGGCCGTGTCCTCGCCCTTCTCGATGCCGCCGGGGAGGCGGTCGTGACCCCCCTGCCGGGGGCCGACGACGTCTTCGTCTGGCGTTCGGGAGAGATCGAGATCCCCTGCGGCGGCACCCACGTGCGGCATCCGAAGGAGATCCTGGGCGGCATCACCGTGCGCCGCCGCACCAAGGGAAAGGGCGGCACCCGCCTCTATGTCGAGCTGGATCGCGATGCGGACTGA